The DNA segment CTTTCTCCCCAGCTTTTCAGTCAATTTCCACTCTGACATAGCCAATCTACCTCCGGTCATTCTCTACATGCTCTTCCCTATCTCTTCCTTCAGCCGACGTAAACCATCTGTTTAAGTTTATATTAAAGTGACTTCCACCCTGAGTCAATATCAAGACAAAACAGGCGTTCTGAGGCATTGCCTGGCTTGGCATTCCGATGTTGACAAAGAAGAGAGGTTCTGGATAATATTCAAAAAATGATTATCCCGGAATTCGAGTATTACAGACCTAAATCGTTGAAGGAGATGTTCAAGCTTATCTCCACGCTTGGACCAGACACAAGACTTCTGGCTGGAGGAACCGACCTTATTCCCGAATTGAAAGAAAGAGTAAAGACAGCCTCTACCATCATCTCCCTGGGAGATGTTCAAGAGCTCAAAGGAATCGAGGCTCGAGAAAAAGCTGAGGGAAGATCCCGATCAAGAGCAAAAGAACCGCTCGAAGATCGTGGATCGGAGCGAAAGAGGAAAGAAGGGAGAAGAGGAGAACTAAGGATAGGCGCCCTTGCGACATTGACCGAGTTGATCGAATCACCTGTGGTACCAAATGAGTTCTCCGTCATCAAAGAAGCGGCTTTGACCCTTGCATCTCCTCCCATCCGGTCAATGGCTACGATCGGGGGAAATATCGTTCAGGCTGTCCCTTCCGCCGACATGCCACCCATTCTCATCGCATTAAAGTCAAAGGTGAGACTGGTCAGCCAGAAGGGAGTCAGAATAATGGCGCTTGAAGAGTTCTTCAAGGGGCCGCGGGAGACGACCCTCATGCCAGGCGAGATTCTCAAGGAAATAGTGGTTCCCTTCCCGAAGCCGGGAACAGGATCATGTTACCTCAAAGAGGGGAGAAGGGGCATTCTCTCTCTTGCCGTAGCCGGGGTTGCCGTATCCCTCCGCATGCATGGGCAGAAATGTAAGGAGGCAAGGATCGTCCTCGGAGCCGTTGCCCCAACCCCTCTCCTTGTGAGGGAGGCCGGAGAGATCATGGCTGGGAAGAAGCTCGATCCAGAATCTATAGATGAAGCTGCCTGCGTGGCAGCAAGATGCTGCTGTCCCATAACAGATGTCCGTGCCTCTGAAGAGTACCGTCGTGAACTTGTCAGAGTCCTGACAATTAGAGCTATCAACATGGCAAAAGAGAGCGCCGCAAAAACTCCAATGATGCGAGAGAATTATGGATAAAGGTAAAAGAGATTGACGTTGGAACAGATTATCAAAATTAAAGTTAATGGTCTTCAGCGCATCGTTGCAGTTAAGCCGGACACGACTCTGCTCCAGCTTCTGCGAAACCATCTTGGTTTCACCGGGACGAAGAGGGGATGCGAAATCGGGGATTGCGGAGCCTGTACTGTCCTGATGGATGGAAAACCCGTCGCCTCCTGTATTCTCCTTGCCATGGAAGCCGATGGGAAGGAGATTACGACCATCGAGGGGCTGGCGGAAAACGGGAAGCTTCATCCTCTACAAAGGGCTTTCGTAGAGCACGGGGCTATTCAGTGTGGATACTGCACTCCCGGAATGATCCTGAGCGCGAAAGCTCTCATCGACAAGAAACCAGACCCTTCCGAGGATGAAATCAAGGGCGCACTTGGCGGAAATCTCTGCCGCTGCACCGGCTATGTGAAGATCGTCGAAGCGGTCAAGCACTATAAGGATTTTCTTGGTGAAGGAAAGAACGATTTTAAGGGTGAAGCAGAGTGCAAGACTGATAGCGAGGAAGAGGTTAAGGCTGGAAGTGCCGAAGAAATCGGGAAAAAGATCGAGAAAAGATGCGATTTCACAGGCGAGTGGAAGAGCACAATAGAATTTTCCATTGTCGGGAAAGGGATCCCGCGCAAGGATGCTCCCGATAAGGCTACCGGAGCGGCAAAGTTCACCGGAGACATTCAGCTTCCAGGAATGCTATACGGGAAGATCCTGACAAGCCCTTTACCCCACGCTCGCATAAAATCCATTAACACGGAGAATGCAAAGAGTCTTTCCGGCGTGAAGGCGGTCATTACGGCAAAGGATGTCCCTGATGTCCCTTACGGTGTGAGCCCCGCCCGATACGACGAACATATCTTCGCCATCGGTAGAGTGCTCTATGCGGGCGATAGGGTTGCCGCCGTCTGTGCCGTGGATGAGGAAACAGCCGAGAAAGCACTTGCATCAATCGAGGTCTATTACGAGGAGCTCCCCGCTGTCTTCGACCCATTCGAGGCGATGAAGGATGGCGCACCCCAGCTCCACGAACGTTATAGAAACAATATCAATACAGAGATCCATCACAACTTCGGCGATGTCGAGAAAGCCTTCCAAGCAGCAGACCTCGTCCGGGAAGATACATTCGTCGGGAACAGGACGATGCAGAGCCCGCTGGAACCTCACGCTGCGCTTGCGCAGTGGGATTCAGGGGAAAACCTGACGGTCTGGTCGAGCACACAGACCCCGCATTACGTCCAGTATCAACTGCACCGAGTACTCGGTCTTCCAATGGCGAAGATCAGGGTGATCAAGCCGCACGTTGGCGGCGGATTTGGAGGAAAAGCCGAGGTTACCGCTCTGGAATTCTGTGCTGCCATCCTCTCGAAGATGACTGGAAAGCCGGTGCAGATGCTCTTCGATAGGAAGGAGGCTTTCCTCCACGGAAGGGGAAGACACAGGCAGTACATCACTTTGAAGACAGGTTTTCGGAAAGACGGCACTATCCTCGGCGTTCACTCGAAGACCTATCTCGATGGAGGTGCCTATACCGGATACGGCATCATCGCTGCTTACTACTCCGGTGCGATGCTTCCCGTCCCATATAAATTCGACAACTTTAAATTTGATGGATACAGAGTCTGCACCAATCTTCCTCCATGCGGCGCCCAGAGAGGGCACGGCTGCCCTCAGCCAAGGTTCGCCTTCGAGAGTCAGCTCGACATGATTGCCAAGCAGCTCGGCATGGATCCGATCGAACTGAGGATGAAGAACGCAAGGGGTCCCAACGAGAGGACGCCGAGCGAGTTTATCATCCATACCAATGAGTTCAAAGCGTGTCTTAAGAAAGTGCGGGAGATGTCAGACTGGGATGCAAAGCGAGGCAAGCTTCCGCCGGGGAGAGGAATTGGCATCGCCGGTGGCGGGTTTGTCTCCGGGTCTGCCTACCCGATCTACAGGAGCACATTCCCCCACTCCAACGCCATGATCAGGTTGAGTGAGGACGGGACATCGGCAATTCTCTACATCGGAGCAGCAGATATTGGCCAGGGATCGGATACCGTCCTGGCGCAGATCGCCGCAGAGGAGCTTGGTCTTCTCTTCGATGACATCCAGGTCATATCGGCTGATACACGGATTACTCCGATCGACCTTGGAAGTTATTCCAGCAGGACCACCCTTATGGCCGGAAACGCCGTGAAGGAGGCGGCACAGGAAGTCAAGAAGAAAGTCCTGAAGATCGCGGCGGAAATGCTCGAGACATCACCGGAAAATCTCATCGCCCGGAAACGAAGAATCTTTTCAAAAGACGATCCTGAGAAATGTATCTTCTTCGAGAAGGCTGCGGCGGAGGCATTCAACAGGATGGGACCTATCGCGGGGATGGGGCATTATCAGCCCCCGAAGCTTGGCGGGACTTACAAAGGGGCAAGCGTCGGCACATCTCCCACTTACAGCTTCTGTGCCATGGCGGTGGAGGTTTCTGTCGACATGGAAACGGGAAAGGTCAGCGTTACCGATTTCTACTGCGCCCACGACAGCGGCACAGTTATAAATCCTCTCTCCTTCGACGGACAGGTGGAAGGCTCCTGCGTAATGGGACTCGGCGAGACCCTCCTCGAAGA comes from the Acidobacteriota bacterium genome and includes:
- a CDS encoding xanthine dehydrogenase family protein subunit M encodes the protein MIIPEFEYYRPKSLKEMFKLISTLGPDTRLLAGGTDLIPELKERVKTASTIISLGDVQELKGIEAREKAEGRSRSRAKEPLEDRGSERKRKEGRRGELRIGALATLTELIESPVVPNEFSVIKEAALTLASPPIRSMATIGGNIVQAVPSADMPPILIALKSKVRLVSQKGVRIMALEEFFKGPRETTLMPGEILKEIVVPFPKPGTGSCYLKEGRRGILSLAVAGVAVSLRMHGQKCKEARIVLGAVAPTPLLVREAGEIMAGKKLDPESIDEAACVAARCCCPITDVRASEEYRRELVRVLTIRAINMAKESAAKTPMMRENYG
- a CDS encoding molybdopterin cofactor-binding domain-containing protein; translation: MEQIIKIKVNGLQRIVAVKPDTTLLQLLRNHLGFTGTKRGCEIGDCGACTVLMDGKPVASCILLAMEADGKEITTIEGLAENGKLHPLQRAFVEHGAIQCGYCTPGMILSAKALIDKKPDPSEDEIKGALGGNLCRCTGYVKIVEAVKHYKDFLGEGKNDFKGEAECKTDSEEEVKAGSAEEIGKKIEKRCDFTGEWKSTIEFSIVGKGIPRKDAPDKATGAAKFTGDIQLPGMLYGKILTSPLPHARIKSINTENAKSLSGVKAVITAKDVPDVPYGVSPARYDEHIFAIGRVLYAGDRVAAVCAVDEETAEKALASIEVYYEELPAVFDPFEAMKDGAPQLHERYRNNINTEIHHNFGDVEKAFQAADLVREDTFVGNRTMQSPLEPHAALAQWDSGENLTVWSSTQTPHYVQYQLHRVLGLPMAKIRVIKPHVGGGFGGKAEVTALEFCAAILSKMTGKPVQMLFDRKEAFLHGRGRHRQYITLKTGFRKDGTILGVHSKTYLDGGAYTGYGIIAAYYSGAMLPVPYKFDNFKFDGYRVCTNLPPCGAQRGHGCPQPRFAFESQLDMIAKQLGMDPIELRMKNARGPNERTPSEFIIHTNEFKACLKKVREMSDWDAKRGKLPPGRGIGIAGGGFVSGSAYPIYRSTFPHSNAMIRLSEDGTSAILYIGAADIGQGSDTVLAQIAAEELGLLFDDIQVISADTRITPIDLGSYSSRTTLMAGNAVKEAAQEVKKKVLKIAAEMLETSPENLIARKRRIFSKDDPEKCIFFEKAAAEAFNRMGPIAGMGHYQPPKLGGTYKGASVGTSPTYSFCAMAVEVSVDMETGKVSVTDFYCAHDSGTVINPLSFDGQVEGSCVMGLGETLLEEVVFDKGVILNPNMRDYILPSIMEMPRIHSASVGVPDPMGPYGAKEVGEGSSIAVSGAIANAIFDAIGVQMKELPITPDKILAAIKKIGRGSCRE